From Primulina tabacum isolate GXHZ01 chromosome 2, ASM2559414v2, whole genome shotgun sequence, one genomic window encodes:
- the LOC142537665 gene encoding uncharacterized protein LOC142537665 yields MNQYVTLVNEFITLRESYEIKQVPRAKNEMAERLAKIASSWTNIDNRTITFLTISKEEAEKAGCNIFCVEGEEPSWKEEIVNYLMRDDLPQDPAAARKLRIRAARFTIIDGEIYKRGYSQPFLKCLTPSKADYVLRDIHEGICGKHLGGKALAAKTLRQVGNRSGGTFPPATGQRKFLVVAVDYFTKWIDAELLSRISEKDVIGFLWKT; encoded by the exons atgaaCCAATATGTGACCCTAGTTAACGAATTTATTACTCTACGGGAGAGCTACGAGATAAAACAAGTGCCCAGGGCAAAAAATGAAATGGCAGAACGTCTGGCCAAGATAGCCAGTTCCTGGACTAACATAGACAACAGAACGATAACTTTTCTGACAATCAGTAAGGAGGAGGCTGAGAAGGCCGGCTGCAACATCTTTTGCGTAGAAGGAGAAGAACCAAGCTGGAAAGAAGAAATTGTTAACTATTTAATGCGTGATGATCTCCCTCAAGATCCCGCCGCTGCACGTAAGCTAAGGATAAGAGCTGCGCGATTCACAATTATAGATGGAGAGATTTATAAACGAGGTTACTCTCAGCCTTTCTTGAAGTGTCTCACCCCGAGCAAGGCAGACTACGTTCTCCGCGATATCCACGAAGGAATATGTGGAAAACACTTGGGAGGGAAAGCATTGGCTGCCAAAACCTTACGACAAG TGGGGAATAGATCTGGTGGGACCTTTCCCCCAGCTACGGGACAAAGAAAATTTCTCGTAGTTGCCGTAGACTATTTCACGAAGTGGATCGATGCAGAGCTATTGTCGAGAATTTCGGAGAAAGACGTCATAGGTTTCCTGTGGAAAACGTAG